In the genome of Cryptomeria japonica chromosome 8, Sugi_1.0, whole genome shotgun sequence, one region contains:
- the LOC131061684 gene encoding peptide-N4-(N-acetyl-beta-glucosaminyl)asparagine amidase A: MNCAKMAMGLNAIIILNILLIIILFQPAFSIEHLLAHKFNGSPKEYIEVSKPLFQHPPRKKPCSVQVLKHDFGNTYGQPPVKVPYNPPTKCPHNWDKVVLQWRATCKGEQYDRIAGVWLSGAEILRTSTAEPTESGIVWEVNKDITRYTSLLKKPQFLAVMLENLVDSTFTGIYHVTISFHYYQIDDAQMQPSHEPADLVLPISNPFGNGGHWFKLQNTYDVQSQELNIPSNVYRAVIEIYVSAHVNDEFWYSNPPDAYIEINNLTTKRGNGAFREIVGFIDGVVVGAVWPFPVVFTGGINPLFWAPVVGIGAFDLPTYDLEVTPFVGQLLDGEHHTFGLGVTDAIAAWFVDANLHLWLDEKSTKTKGMLMDYEAPSFQPILVSNFEGLDGSFETHGERKIAFSGWVESTKGNLTTHVSQTFKYSNVITYENKGEDKKVRLKIQTNRKLTIETPSELVLSHKMSRLYPFFMNSVSLDKENGTYLATTNISHAFIEETSNSLPSGTSFTSLNNSQYAQGSMLVKDHSVLSGTASTQQIYKYRGRHGCYFRTLNVKDYKFIKDYSDNFCNYYS, from the coding sequence ATGAATTGTGCAAAAATGGCAATGGGTTTGAATGCCATCATTATCCTCAACATTTTACTCATCATCATACTCTTTCAGCCTGCATTCAGCATTGAGCATCTGCTGGCACACAAATTCAATGGCTCTCCAAAAGAATACATTGAAGTGAGCAAGCCTTTATTCCAGCATCCTCCTCGCAAGAAGCCCTGCTCTGTACAGGTTCTCAAACATGATTTTGGCAACACCTATGGTCAACCACCTGTGAAAGTTCCTTACAACCCACCTACAAAGTGCCCTCACAATTGGGACAAAGTGGTTCTTCAATGGAGGGCCACTTGCAAAGGGGAACAATATGACAGAATTGCTGGAGTATGGCTGAGTGGTGCCGAGATACTTAGAACAAGCACTGCTGAGCCTACTGAATCGGGGATTGTTTGGGAAGTTAACAAAGATATAACCAGGTACACTTCATTGCTTAAAAAGCCTCAGTTTCTTGCAGTCATGTTAGAAAATTTGGTTGATAGCACCTTCACTGGTATTTACCACGTCACTATTAGTTTCCATTATTATCAAATTGACGATGCCCAAATGCAACCATCCCATGAACCAGCGGATCTGGTGCTACCCATCTCAAATCCGTTTGGCAATGGGGGGCACTGGTTTAAGCTACAGAACACCTACGATGTCCAGTCACAGGAATTGAATATACCATCAAATGTTTATAGGGCTGTTATTGAAATCTATGTGTCTGCTCATGTGAATGATGAGTTTTGGTACTCAAATCCCCCCGATGCTTACATAGAGATCAACAATTTGACCACCAAGAGGGGCAATGGAGCATTTAGAGAAATTGTGGGTTTTATAGATGGGGTTGTTGTGGGGGCTGTATGGCCTTTTCCTGTTGTGTTTACAGGGGGCATCAATCCTCTCTTTTGGGCACCTGTTGTGGGCATTGGGGCTTTCGATCTTCCAACATATGACCTTGAGGTTACCCCCTTTGTAGGGCAGTTGTTGGATGGGGAACATCACACTTTTGGCCTTGGAGTAACTGATGCTATTGCTGCTTGGTTTGTGGATGCAAATTTGCACCTGTGGTTGGATGAGAAGAGCACAAAGACTAAGGGGATGTTGATGGATTATGAAGCACCTTCTTTCCAACCTATTTTAGTATCAAATTTTGAAGGTTTGGACGGGTCATTTGAGACACATGGTGAGAGAAAGATAGCTTTCTCTGGATGGGTGGAATCAACAAAGGGGAACTTGACAACTCACGTCTCTCAAACATTTAAATATTCTAATGTGATTACTTATGAAAACAAGGGGGAGGATAAAAAGGTGAGATTGAAAATACAGACAAACAGGAAGCTAACAATTGAGACACCTTCAGAATTAGTATTGTCTCATAAGATGTCAAGATTATATCCTTTCTTTATGAATTCCGTTTCATTGGACAAAGAGAACGGTACCTATCTTGCAACAACAAACATTTCTCATGCATTCATTGAGGAGACATCCAATTCTTTACCCAGTGGTACCTCATTCACCTCTCTAAACAATTCTCAATATGCACAGGGCTCAATGCTCGTTAAGGATCATTCTGTACTTAGTGGGACGGCAAGCACCCAGCAGATATACAAGTACAGGGGAAGACATGGATGCTATTTCCGAACTCTCAACGTCAAGGATTATAAATTCATCAAAGACTATTCTGATAACTTTTGTAACTACTATTCATAG